Proteins from a genomic interval of Treponema succinifaciens DSM 2489:
- a CDS encoding glycogen synthase — protein MKILMVTAETVPFAKTGGLADMVSALAIQLTKMGHDVKIVMPRYYKIDRSRLVKLEGPMAIAAGTVETWSAVYTTTMPGCEKLSVYFIDHEQCFGRDGVYGVPSETDFHDNPYRFAVLCHGAFQLCRKLGWFPDIIHCHDWSTCLAPVLLKHVCRYCGFEKTASVLTIHNQGYQGQYSKNSFPALGIDWGLYYGAGFEHDGGINFLQAGVSSSDMITTVSPTYAHEIQTAEGGFGMDGLLRARTDVIKGILNGADLRQWNPEIDKKIPETYSARSMAGKAKCKEELQKKMGLEVNPDIPVIGIVTRLVDQKGIAEIFAPTYGSIYQICTDMKVQFAILGSGESWCENEICALQSKLPNLRAYIGYDDALSHLIEAGSDFFLMPSKYEPCGLNQIYSMLYGTLPIVRKTGGLADTVDNYNQQTGEGTGFVFEQLTPRAIYDTVGWAVWAYYNKKDHIKKMQQAGMKKTFGWDEAAEKYVQVYKEALERGCGIRK, from the coding sequence ATGAAAATTTTAATGGTGACAGCAGAAACTGTTCCTTTTGCAAAAACTGGCGGACTTGCAGACATGGTAAGTGCGCTTGCAATTCAGCTTACAAAAATGGGGCATGATGTAAAAATTGTTATGCCGCGCTACTATAAAATAGACAGAAGCAGGCTTGTGAAACTTGAAGGTCCTATGGCGATTGCCGCTGGAACAGTTGAAACTTGGTCGGCTGTTTATACAACAACAATGCCGGGATGCGAAAAGCTTTCGGTTTATTTTATCGACCATGAGCAGTGCTTTGGAAGAGATGGCGTTTACGGCGTTCCTTCTGAAACTGATTTCCACGACAATCCTTATAGGTTTGCTGTTCTTTGCCACGGAGCTTTTCAGCTTTGCCGTAAGCTTGGATGGTTCCCTGACATAATTCATTGCCACGACTGGTCAACATGTCTTGCTCCAGTTCTTTTAAAGCATGTTTGCCGTTACTGTGGATTTGAAAAAACAGCGAGCGTTCTTACAATTCACAATCAGGGCTACCAAGGTCAGTATTCAAAAAATTCGTTTCCAGCTCTTGGAATTGACTGGGGACTTTATTATGGCGCGGGCTTTGAGCATGACGGCGGAATAAATTTCTTGCAGGCCGGCGTTTCTTCTTCCGACATGATAACGACTGTTTCGCCGACTTATGCGCATGAAATTCAGACTGCGGAAGGCGGGTTCGGAATGGACGGACTTTTGCGCGCAAGAACTGATGTTATAAAAGGAATCTTGAACGGCGCGGATTTACGTCAGTGGAATCCAGAAATAGACAAGAAAATCCCTGAGACTTACTCGGCAAGAAGTATGGCTGGAAAAGCAAAGTGCAAGGAAGAACTTCAGAAAAAAATGGGGCTGGAAGTAAATCCTGATATTCCCGTCATTGGAATTGTTACGCGCCTTGTTGACCAGAAGGGCATTGCTGAAATTTTTGCTCCGACTTACGGCTCGATTTACCAAATTTGCACGGACATGAAAGTTCAGTTTGCAATTCTTGGCAGCGGAGAAAGCTGGTGCGAAAACGAGATTTGCGCCTTGCAGTCAAAACTTCCGAACCTTAGAGCCTACATTGGATACGACGATGCTTTGAGCCATCTTATTGAAGCCGGAAGTGATTTCTTCCTTATGCCGTCAAAGTATGAACCGTGCGGCTTGAATCAGATTTATTCAATGCTTTATGGAACTTTGCCAATTGTAAGAAAAACTGGCGGACTTGCGGATACCGTTGACAACTACAATCAGCAGACAGGAGAAGGCACAGGCTTTGTATTTGAACAGCTTACTCCGCGTGCTATTTATGATACTGTTGGCTGGGCTGTCTGGGCGTACTACAACAAAAAAGACCACATCAAAAAAATGCAGCAAGCCGGAATGAAAAAAACATTTGGCTGGGACGAGGCTGCTGAAAAGTATGTTCAGGTTTATAAAGAAGCTTTGGAACGTGGCTGCGGAATAAGAAAGTAA
- a CDS encoding sugar ABC transporter ATP-binding protein — MDDIVLEIKNLSKSFAKNKVLDGINLTVKKGTVLGLMGENGAGKSTMMKCLFGIYAKDEGSISLLGKPINFKNPKEALENGVAMVHQELNQCLDRTVTDNLFLGRYPTRAGIVDEAKMLKEANSLFASLSMNVNPKTVMRTMSVSQRQMVEIAKAVSYDAKIIVLDEPTSSLTEREVSKLFSIVDDLRNKGVSFVYISHKMDEIFQICNEVAVLRDGKMILSKPVESTDMNELISAMVGRSLDKRFPDVDNVPGEDFLEVRGLTTKYEPVLEDISFTVKKGEIFGLYGLVGAGRSELLESLFGIRTIASGEIIMNGKKLHFKNSKDAMDYSFALVTEERKLNGMFGKDTIQFNTTITNLDSYKTFGVLSNRKMQEAANREIKTMHTKCVSADELISSLSGGNQQKVIIGKWLERQPQVFLLDEPTRGIDVGAKYEIYQLIINMAKEGKTIIVVSSEMPEILGITNRIAVMSNHRLAGIVNTKETDQEALLRLSAKYL, encoded by the coding sequence ATGGACGATATAGTTCTGGAAATAAAAAATCTTTCAAAGTCATTTGCAAAGAACAAGGTCCTTGACGGTATAAATCTTACTGTAAAAAAAGGCACTGTTCTTGGGCTTATGGGCGAAAACGGAGCCGGAAAATCCACAATGATGAAATGCCTTTTTGGTATTTACGCAAAGGATGAAGGCTCAATTTCGCTTTTGGGAAAGCCCATAAACTTTAAGAATCCAAAGGAAGCTCTTGAAAATGGAGTCGCAATGGTGCATCAGGAGCTTAATCAGTGCCTTGACCGTACTGTTACAGACAACCTTTTTCTTGGCCGCTATCCAACAAGGGCGGGAATTGTTGACGAAGCTAAAATGCTCAAGGAAGCGAACAGCCTTTTTGCTTCTCTTAGCATGAATGTAAATCCAAAGACCGTTATGCGCACAATGTCTGTTTCCCAAAGGCAGATGGTGGAAATTGCAAAGGCGGTTTCTTACGACGCAAAAATAATAGTTCTTGACGAGCCTACATCTTCACTTACAGAGCGTGAGGTCAGCAAGCTTTTTTCCATAGTGGACGACCTTAGAAACAAGGGAGTTTCGTTTGTTTATATTTCGCACAAGATGGATGAAATTTTCCAGATTTGCAATGAAGTCGCTGTTCTTCGGGACGGAAAGATGATTCTTTCAAAGCCTGTCGAATCAACCGACATGAACGAACTTATTTCTGCAATGGTTGGACGCTCTTTGGACAAGCGTTTCCCGGATGTGGACAATGTTCCGGGCGAGGATTTCCTTGAGGTCCGCGGACTTACCACAAAGTATGAGCCGGTTCTTGAAGATATTTCGTTTACGGTAAAAAAAGGCGAAATTTTCGGATTGTACGGACTTGTTGGAGCTGGACGCAGCGAGCTTTTGGAATCTTTGTTCGGAATCAGGACAATTGCTTCCGGCGAAATTATAATGAACGGAAAAAAACTTCATTTTAAAAACAGCAAGGATGCGATGGACTATAGTTTTGCGCTTGTTACTGAGGAACGCAAGCTGAACGGAATGTTCGGAAAAGACACAATCCAGTTCAACACAACGATTACAAACCTTGACAGCTACAAGACATTCGGTGTGCTTTCAAACCGCAAGATGCAGGAAGCCGCCAACCGCGAAATAAAAACCATGCATACAAAATGCGTTTCAGCGGATGAGCTTATAAGTTCTCTTAGCGGCGGAAACCAGCAGAAAGTTATAATCGGAAAATGGCTTGAGCGGCAGCCGCAGGTCTTTTTGCTTGACGAGCCTACGCGCGGAATTGACGTTGGTGCAAAGTATGAAATCTACCAGCTGATTATAAACATGGCGAAAGAAGGAAAGACAATAATCGTTGTTTCAAGCGAAATGCCTGAAATTTTAGGCATTACAAACAGAATCGCCGTTATGTCTAACCACCGCCTTGCAGGAATTGTAAATACAAAAGAAACGGATCAGGAAGCCTTGCTTAGACTTTCTGCAAAATACTTATGA
- a CDS encoding galactose/methyl galactoside ABC transporter permease MglC: protein MNEKASVAEIKSLDEDEKLRGYSETLHNLRKDGVNKIADLKQEIFSLKKSKMIDSAEKQRLIAEKKAGIEKAKEVAAKNKAEEIRVEKEAVAYANAISKDYIAQVVHSENESIAKHKQDFAQEVLKIKSESAEKESKLKSSGMDSAALKEEIATLKYETKSSLFDAKSRLSSAVGRCKDAKNQAFVNHVQKNRSLRNGKNKFSEDFVLNLNDYIYKFKPSKFFLDNGLYLAILVFFIVCIILAPLSGNGNLLSLPNIFTILEQSSTRMFYALGVAGLILLAGTDLSVGRMVALGAVVTGLVLHPGQNIVTFFGMGPWDFTAIPMAVRVIMALFSSVFLCVLFSAFAGVFSARLKIHPFISTLATQLIIYGLLFFGTSGTPVGSIDSGIKDVFGGRWVLGVINGELVTFPKLIIPAAIAIVVAWFIWNKTTFGKNMYAVGGNSEAASVSGISVFKVTLGVFIMAGIFYGFGAFFEAFKANASAGTGQGYELDAIAACVVGGISFNGGIGKIGGAVLGVIIFTSLTYCLTFLGIDTNLQFVFKGFIIIAAVALDSIKYLKRK from the coding sequence ATGAATGAAAAAGCATCTGTTGCAGAAATAAAATCTTTGGACGAAGACGAAAAACTCCGCGGATATTCTGAAACTTTGCATAATCTTCGCAAGGACGGAGTGAACAAAATCGCCGACTTAAAGCAGGAAATTTTCTCGCTGAAAAAAAGCAAGATGATTGATTCTGCCGAAAAGCAGCGTCTCATTGCAGAAAAAAAAGCTGGAATTGAAAAGGCAAAGGAAGTCGCGGCAAAAAACAAGGCGGAAGAAATCCGTGTTGAAAAAGAAGCCGTTGCCTATGCGAACGCGATTTCAAAAGACTACATCGCCCAGGTTGTTCACTCTGAAAATGAGTCTATTGCAAAGCATAAGCAGGATTTTGCGCAGGAAGTATTAAAGATAAAATCTGAATCCGCTGAAAAAGAAAGCAAGCTGAAGTCTTCTGGAATGGATTCAGCCGCTTTAAAAGAAGAAATTGCAACTCTTAAATATGAAACAAAATCTTCTTTGTTCGACGCAAAAAGCCGCTTGTCTTCCGCAGTTGGAAGATGCAAGGATGCAAAAAATCAGGCTTTTGTAAATCACGTTCAAAAGAACAGAAGCCTCCGCAATGGAAAAAACAAATTTTCAGAAGACTTTGTGCTTAATTTGAACGACTACATTTACAAGTTCAAGCCTTCAAAGTTTTTCCTTGACAACGGACTTTACCTTGCAATTCTTGTGTTCTTCATAGTCTGCATTATTCTAGCTCCTCTTTCTGGAAATGGAAATCTTCTTTCTCTTCCGAATATTTTTACAATCCTTGAACAGTCTTCAACCCGTATGTTCTATGCGCTTGGAGTTGCGGGGCTTATTCTTCTTGCTGGAACAGATTTGAGCGTAGGACGAATGGTTGCTCTTGGCGCGGTTGTTACAGGACTTGTGCTTCATCCGGGACAGAATATTGTTACTTTCTTTGGAATGGGACCTTGGGATTTTACTGCGATTCCTATGGCTGTCCGCGTAATAATGGCTTTGTTTTCTTCTGTGTTCCTTTGTGTGCTTTTCAGCGCGTTTGCAGGTGTCTTTTCAGCAAGGCTCAAGATTCATCCGTTTATTTCAACTCTTGCAACCCAGCTTATCATCTACGGACTTTTGTTCTTTGGAACAAGCGGAACTCCAGTCGGGTCAATTGACAGCGGAATCAAGGATGTTTTTGGCGGAAGATGGGTTCTTGGAGTTATAAACGGCGAGTTAGTTACATTCCCGAAATTGATTATTCCTGCCGCCATAGCGATTGTTGTAGCCTGGTTTATCTGGAACAAGACAACGTTCGGAAAAAACATGTATGCTGTAGGCGGAAACTCAGAAGCTGCAAGTGTAAGCGGAATCAGCGTGTTCAAGGTAACTTTGGGCGTGTTTATTATGGCTGGAATTTTCTACGGATTCGGCGCGTTTTTTGAGGCTTTCAAGGCAAACGCAAGCGCAGGAACAGGGCAGGGCTATGAGCTTGATGCTATTGCTGCGTGTGTTGTCGGCGGAATTTCATTTAACGGCGGAATAGGAAAAATCGGTGGCGCAGTTCTTGGTGTTATAATTTTCACAAGCCTTACTTACTGCCTTACTTTCCTTGGAATTGACACAAATCTTCAGTTTGTATTTAAAGGATTTATAATTATTGCGGCTGTTGCGCTTGACAGCATAAAATATCTTAAGCGGAAATAG
- the trpS gene encoding tryptophan--tRNA ligase: MADEEFDSNKTFLASVERSKQIEADIQVNPQKYRVLTGDRPTGNLHIGHYFGSLQNRVRLAKLGVPTMILIADYQVLTDHDAFDKISQNTKQLVIDYLAAGIEPGENVIIYPHSYIPECNQLMLPFMTLVSNAELSRNPTVKEEIASAGLTNVNAGMYTYPIHQACDILFCKGNVVPVGKDQLPHIELTRNIAKAFNRKFCKNREPVFPLPQALLSKTPSILGLDGSQKMSKSRGNAIFLCSTEDETAYLIKKAKTDSERVITYDPENRPEVANLLMLISLCTKEEPADIAERIGEKGSGELKKVLAEALNEELRPLRQKRAELEKNPDYIRQVLLEGVEKARAIAIKTLDEVREAMNMKI; this comes from the coding sequence ATGGCAGACGAAGAATTTGACAGCAACAAGACTTTTTTGGCGTCAGTGGAACGCTCAAAGCAGATAGAAGCAGATATTCAAGTGAATCCGCAGAAATATAGGGTTCTTACAGGCGACCGTCCGACTGGAAATCTTCACATCGGGCATTACTTTGGATCTTTGCAGAACAGAGTGCGCCTTGCAAAACTTGGCGTTCCTACAATGATTCTTATTGCGGACTATCAAGTTCTGACCGACCATGATGCGTTTGATAAAATCAGCCAGAACACAAAGCAGCTTGTAATAGATTATCTTGCCGCCGGAATTGAGCCTGGTGAAAACGTTATAATTTATCCGCACAGCTATATTCCTGAGTGCAATCAGCTTATGCTTCCGTTTATGACTTTGGTAAGCAACGCGGAGCTTTCAAGAAATCCGACTGTAAAAGAGGAGATTGCCAGCGCGGGACTTACAAACGTGAATGCCGGAATGTACACTTATCCGATTCATCAGGCATGCGATATTCTTTTCTGCAAGGGAAATGTTGTTCCTGTTGGAAAAGATCAGCTTCCGCATATTGAGCTTACACGGAACATTGCAAAGGCTTTTAACAGGAAATTCTGCAAGAACCGCGAGCCAGTTTTTCCATTGCCGCAAGCATTGCTTTCAAAAACTCCGAGCATTCTTGGTTTGGACGGAAGCCAAAAAATGAGCAAGAGCCGTGGAAACGCAATTTTCCTTTGCAGCACCGAAGACGAAACCGCCTATCTTATAAAGAAAGCAAAAACTGATTCTGAGCGCGTTATAACTTATGATCCTGAAAATCGCCCGGAAGTCGCAAATCTTCTTATGCTGATTTCTCTTTGTACAAAAGAAGAGCCAGCTGACATTGCTGAGCGGATTGGAGAAAAGGGAAGCGGCGAGCTTAAAAAAGTGCTTGCTGAAGCCTTGAATGAAGAACTTCGTCCTTTAAGACAAAAACGGGCTGAGCTTGAAAAAAATCCTGACTACATAAGGCAGGTTCTTCTTGAAGGTGTAGAAAAAGCGCGTGCGATTGCCATAAAAACTTTGGACGAAGTCCGCGAAGCCATGAACATGAAAATTTAG
- the pcnB gene encoding polynucleotide adenylyltransferase PcnB, with translation MLVRYSTDEKGNPVKKAVVYTKDEHCIKRESIDPDAIFIIDCLKKNGFDSYIVGGAVRDLIGGRTPKDFDIVTDATPSRIKKIFRNSRIIGKRFRLVHVFFGTKIFEVSTFRSIIDGSIGNAFGSMDEDVLRRDFTLNALYYDPLKQQIIDYVGGVEDIKKGIVKPVIPIDRIFIEDPVRMIRAVKYGATTGCKLSHKLKKKIRISAPLLSPVSPSRLTEEFLKIINGGHSFEIVNAALETDLYEYLQPAASNLILENKKFAKSYLENLKKLDDFVKQNQDSRLGERLYFLLKDFVEQLTDWKLEIQSEYSSSEIYKKTWAICRNFVLPINPQRTELDFAVRKLLQDAGIQVKPKRAKRNRKLHIQQDVSEQEN, from the coding sequence GTGTTAGTTAGATATTCTACAGATGAAAAAGGAAATCCTGTAAAAAAAGCCGTTGTTTATACAAAAGACGAGCATTGCATAAAGCGGGAATCAATAGATCCTGACGCTATTTTTATAATTGACTGCTTAAAGAAAAACGGTTTTGACTCTTACATTGTCGGAGGAGCTGTAAGAGATCTTATTGGAGGCAGAACGCCAAAGGATTTTGACATTGTAACAGACGCAACTCCAAGCCGCATAAAAAAAATTTTCAGAAACTCACGCATAATCGGAAAAAGATTCAGGCTTGTGCACGTTTTCTTTGGAACAAAAATTTTTGAAGTCAGCACATTCCGCTCAATTATAGACGGATCAATCGGAAACGCATTCGGCTCAATGGACGAAGATGTGTTGCGCCGGGATTTCACATTGAACGCGCTGTACTACGACCCTTTAAAGCAGCAGATTATTGACTATGTAGGCGGAGTTGAAGACATAAAAAAAGGAATTGTAAAACCTGTAATTCCAATCGACAGAATTTTTATAGAAGATCCCGTAAGAATGATAAGGGCCGTAAAGTACGGAGCAACAACAGGCTGCAAACTTTCGCACAAGCTAAAAAAGAAAATCAGAATATCTGCCCCTCTTTTGTCGCCAGTTTCTCCTTCAAGGCTCACTGAAGAATTTTTAAAAATAATAAACGGTGGACATTCATTTGAAATTGTAAATGCGGCATTGGAAACTGATTTATACGAATACCTTCAGCCGGCAGCTTCAAATCTCATTCTCGAAAATAAAAAGTTCGCAAAATCTTATCTTGAAAATTTAAAAAAACTCGATGACTTCGTAAAGCAAAACCAAGATTCTAGGCTTGGCGAGCGTCTTTATTTTCTTTTAAAGGATTTTGTTGAGCAACTCACTGACTGGAAGCTTGAAATCCAAAGTGAATATTCATCATCAGAAATTTATAAAAAAACCTGGGCAATATGCAGAAATTTTGTGCTTCCGATAAATCCGCAGAGGACAGAACTCGATTTTGCAGTACGGAAACTTTTGCAGGACGCAGGAATTCAGGTAAAACCAAAACGCGCAAAAAGAAACAGAAAACTTCACATTCAGCAGGACGTTTCAGAGCAGGAAAACTAG
- a CDS encoding IS1595 family transposase yields MTFFDFMIKFPTEKAVIKYFLKIRYNDVLICPHCGSKVRVQHRNDNLKLCNCHNCNNTFSPFKNTIFEKSSTDLRKWFYAIHLFLNSKKGISGLQLQREIGVTYKTAWRMLKQIRSAMGNTDMSKAFEAMVEIDETYIGGKPRKMNGETEPSKRGRGTKKTPVVGVKERSSSHVFAKVALPNEEGKKLTGKQLFNILDSVCKKDATVLTDDFRGYNFMNHKNTNKNNYYRISVNHLESIYSLGNGLHTNGIESFWALLKRGILGIYHHVSVDYLQEYVNEFCFRQNNGTSSFDVLLKQGIFAA; encoded by the coding sequence ATGACATTCTTTGATTTTATGATAAAGTTTCCGACTGAAAAAGCCGTTATAAAATACTTTCTCAAAATCAGATATAACGATGTTCTTATATGCCCTCACTGCGGTTCAAAAGTTCGTGTTCAGCACAGAAATGACAATCTAAAACTTTGTAACTGCCATAACTGCAATAATACATTCTCACCATTCAAAAACACAATCTTTGAAAAGTCATCAACAGACCTGCGTAAATGGTTCTATGCAATCCATTTATTTTTGAATTCTAAAAAAGGAATTTCCGGCTTGCAGTTACAGCGTGAAATCGGCGTAACATATAAAACAGCGTGGAGAATGCTCAAGCAGATACGCTCTGCAATGGGAAACACTGATATGTCAAAAGCATTTGAAGCAATGGTCGAAATTGACGAAACATATATCGGCGGTAAACCTAGAAAAATGAACGGCGAAACAGAGCCTTCAAAGCGTGGACGTGGAACTAAAAAAACTCCTGTTGTAGGTGTAAAAGAAAGAAGTTCAAGCCACGTATTCGCAAAGGTAGCACTTCCAAACGAAGAAGGCAAGAAACTTACAGGAAAGCAGCTTTTCAATATTCTTGACAGCGTATGCAAGAAAGACGCAACGGTTCTGACCGATGATTTTAGAGGCTACAATTTTATGAACCATAAAAACACAAATAAAAACAACTACTACAGAATCAGCGTAAATCATTTAGAAAGCATTTACAGCCTCGGCAACGGACTTCATACAAACGGAATTGAATCGTTCTGGGCACTGTTGAAGCGTGGAATTCTCGGAATTTATCATCACGTTTCTGTAGACTACTTGCAGGAATATGTAAACGAATTCTGTTTCCGGCAGAACAACGGAACAAGCTCATTTGATGTACTGTTAAAGCAGGGGATATTTGCGGCATAA
- a CDS encoding pyridoxal phosphate-dependent aminotransferase gives MPVSPYIKETMSSKTAGVIRKMFEEGLELKKKYGEDNVFDFSIGNPDLDPPKEIFECIEELAKKREKNFHGYMPNPGYQFAREAMAKKTETEQGVPVDFSCVVMSVGAAGALNSLFKAILSEGDNVIVPSPFFTEYRHYVHNYGGNLIEVPAKPDFSLDVDAISAALTEKTAAVLINSPNNPTGRIYSNEEIKKLAEVLELHAKKCGRKPYLVCDEPYRAIVYDGNSVAPVFPVYDSAIIVTSFAKNLSLPGERIGYICVNPVCPDKDEVVAACIFTTRILGYVNAPAFFQRVVAKTWNVKVDYSLYKKRRDMLMDVLDEAGVEHIVPEGAFYMWCRAPESFGADDMAFCDYLKKYNILSAPGSGFGGKGWIRLAYCVSEKSIENSRKAFVKAMKNLEEER, from the coding sequence ATGCCTGTTTCGCCTTATATAAAGGAAACAATGTCTAGCAAAACTGCTGGTGTAATCAGAAAAATGTTTGAGGAAGGCCTTGAACTTAAGAAGAAATACGGAGAAGACAATGTCTTTGACTTCAGCATAGGAAATCCAGACTTGGATCCGCCGAAAGAAATTTTTGAGTGCATAGAAGAGCTTGCAAAAAAGCGTGAAAAAAATTTCCATGGATATATGCCGAATCCCGGCTATCAGTTTGCAAGAGAAGCGATGGCGAAAAAAACAGAAACGGAGCAAGGAGTTCCTGTTGACTTTAGCTGTGTTGTAATGTCTGTCGGTGCGGCTGGAGCTTTAAATAGTCTTTTCAAGGCTATTCTTTCTGAAGGTGACAATGTTATAGTTCCTTCTCCATTTTTTACAGAATACAGGCATTATGTTCATAATTACGGCGGAAATTTGATTGAAGTTCCTGCAAAGCCTGATTTTTCGCTTGATGTGGATGCGATTTCCGCCGCCTTGACAGAAAAAACCGCCGCTGTTCTTATAAACAGTCCGAATAATCCGACCGGCCGCATTTATTCAAATGAAGAAATAAAAAAACTTGCTGAAGTTCTGGAGCTTCATGCAAAAAAATGCGGAAGAAAACCGTACCTTGTGTGCGACGAGCCTTACCGAGCGATTGTTTACGACGGTAACTCTGTAGCCCCTGTTTTTCCAGTTTATGACAGCGCGATTATTGTAACTTCGTTTGCAAAAAATTTAAGCCTTCCAGGTGAAAGAATCGGATATATTTGCGTAAATCCTGTCTGCCCTGACAAGGATGAAGTTGTCGCCGCTTGTATTTTTACAACAAGAATTTTGGGCTATGTAAATGCTCCGGCTTTTTTTCAGCGTGTGGTTGCAAAAACTTGGAATGTGAAGGTTGATTATTCTCTTTATAAGAAACGCCGTGATATGCTTATGGACGTGCTGGACGAGGCTGGAGTTGAGCATATTGTTCCTGAAGGCGCGTTTTATATGTGGTGCAGGGCTCCTGAATCTTTTGGCGCGGACGATATGGCTTTCTGCGATTACTTAAAAAAATACAATATTCTTTCTGCTCCGGGAAGCGGCTTTGGCGGAAAGGGGTGGATTCGGCTTGCGTACTGTGTGAGCGAAAAATCAATTGAAAATTCAAGAAAGGCTTTTGTAAAGGCAATGAAAAATTTGGAGGAAGAAAGATGA
- a CDS encoding alpha/beta fold hydrolase, whose protein sequence is MNCEVKELSMPDGNVNFVYHWIPVETESVVVLSHGMAEHAARYARFAEFLAKNKIALIAEDHRGHGKTGLKAQTDGTGMPGFLADKDGFNLVTEDIHEEILYAKKIFPGKKIFLLGHSFGSFIAQNVIEKYGDEIAKAVLCGTAGPRLLTVAFANFIGGIIKFFEGAKKQSRFMNFLTFGLSNSKIKNRRTDFDWLSRDKNEVDLYIKDELCGFDATNGFLCDIYSGLRQIHKKSNILKIPKDLPVFLVAGTADPVGSYGKTVKKLFDCYKKSGMKNVSMRLYEGARHELFNEINREEVMDDILHFLQS, encoded by the coding sequence ATGAATTGCGAAGTAAAAGAACTTTCTATGCCTGATGGAAATGTGAATTTTGTTTATCATTGGATTCCGGTGGAAACTGAATCTGTTGTGGTTTTAAGCCACGGAATGGCTGAGCACGCTGCCCGTTATGCTCGTTTTGCGGAATTTCTTGCAAAAAATAAAATCGCGCTGATTGCAGAAGATCACAGGGGACATGGAAAAACCGGTCTAAAAGCGCAGACTGACGGAACTGGAATGCCTGGTTTTCTTGCGGATAAAGACGGATTCAACCTGGTAACAGAAGATATTCACGAAGAAATTTTATATGCAAAAAAAATTTTCCCCGGAAAAAAGATTTTTCTTTTGGGGCATAGCTTTGGCTCGTTTATTGCCCAGAATGTAATTGAAAAATATGGAGATGAAATTGCCAAGGCTGTTCTTTGCGGAACTGCCGGTCCCAGGCTTTTGACAGTTGCCTTTGCAAATTTTATTGGCGGAATTATAAAATTTTTTGAAGGCGCAAAAAAGCAAAGCCGCTTTATGAATTTTTTAACGTTCGGACTTTCAAATTCAAAAATAAAAAATCGCCGTACGGATTTTGACTGGCTTTCAAGAGATAAAAATGAAGTTGACCTTTATATAAAAGATGAACTTTGCGGTTTTGATGCCACAAATGGATTTTTGTGCGATATATATTCAGGATTACGCCAAATTCATAAAAAGAGCAACATCTTGAAAATTCCAAAAGATTTGCCAGTTTTTCTTGTTGCAGGAACTGCTGATCCAGTCGGCTCTTACGGAAAGACTGTAAAAAAACTTTTTGACTGCTATAAAAAATCCGGCATGAAAAATGTTTCAATGCGTCTTTATGAAGGTGCGCGCCATGAGCTTTTTAACGAAATAAACCGCGAGGAAGTCATGGACGACATTCTGCATTTTTTGCAAAGCTAG